In Lycium ferocissimum isolate CSIRO_LF1 unplaced genomic scaffold, AGI_CSIRO_Lferr_CH_V1 ctg285, whole genome shotgun sequence, a single genomic region encodes these proteins:
- the LOC132043798 gene encoding probable LRR receptor-like serine/threonine-protein kinase At1g12460, with translation MRKLGTFVHCLVLVWSFCLFELELVSPITEKEILLQFKGNISNDPYNSLGSWDPNGTPCIDFSGVFCNSDGNVVKIVLWNTSLDGVLSPALAELKSLRILTLFGNQFRGEIPAEYGGIDSLWKINVSSNALSGSIPEFLGGLPNIRFLDLSRNMYSGEIPVALFMNCEKTRFISLSQNNLSGPIPASIGNCQNLEGIDLSFNGLSGSLPSQICDIPGLVYLSVRSNALSGFVQEQVSPCQRLKLLDLGGNKFSGLAPFGVLELVNLTYFNVSSNDFEGEIVDSGTCSQRLEVLDVSRNNFFGEIPLSITKCSALKYLDMAYNRINGSIPTELADLKSLSVIRLGNNSLGGTIPPELGSIEWLAYLHLYNLTLFGEIPHEISNCKLLLQLDLSGNLLEGEIRQNLYNLSNLVYLDLHHNQLNGSIPSIVGNLSNLHFLDLSQNLLSGPIPVALGDLHSLTHFNVSYNLLSGAIPSIESIKKFGPSAFFHNSGLCGDPLEVSCSASGTTPAKGKPKLSASAIVAIVAAALILTGVCLITIINMKARRRRRREVESFVVESTPLASTDSNVIIGKLVLFSKTLPSKYEDWEAGTKALLDKESLIGGGTIGSVYRTSFEGGVSIAVKKLETLGRIRNQDEFEHEVGRLGSLQHPNLVALQGYYWSSSMQLILSEFVPNGNLYDNLHGLSYPGTSTGAGNPELTWPRRFQIAVGTARALTYLHHDCKPPVVHLNIKSTNILLDTNYEAKLTDYGLSRFLPLLDNYGLTKFHNAVGYVAPELAQSNRLSDKCDVYSFGVILLELITGRKPVESPVANEVVVLCEYVRGLIERGAASDCFDRSLRGYAENELIQVMKLGLICTSEIPSRRPSMAEVVQVLESIRNGLGS, from the exons atgagaaaattaggTACATTTGTTCATTGTCTTGTTCTAGTTTggtctttttgtttgtttgagttGGAATTGGTCTCTCCCATTACTGAAAAAGAGATCCTTCTTCAATTCAAGGGTAACATTTCTAATGACCCTTATAATAGTTTAGGTTCTTGGGATCCTAATGGAACCCCTTGCATAGACTTTAGTGGTGTTTTCTGTAATTCTGATGGTAATGTGGTGAAAATTGTGTTATGGAATACTAGTCTTGATGGGGTTTTATCACCTGCCTTGGCTGAACTTAAGTCTTTGAGAATCCTTACTTTGTTTGGGAACCAATTTAGAGGTGAAATTCCTGCAGAGTATGGTGGGATTGATTCATTATGGAAGATTAACGTTAGCTCCAATGCCCTTTCTGGTTCAATTCCTGAGTTTCTTGGCGGTTTACCAAACATAAGGTTCCTTGATTTGTCAAGAAATATGTATAGTGGTGAGATTCCTGTGGCTTTGTTTATGAATTGTGAAAAAACTAGGTTCATTTCCTTGTCACAAAATAATCTTTCAGGTCCAATTCCAGCATCAATTGGTAATTGCCAGAATCTTGAAGGGATAGACTTGTCTTTTAATGGTCTTAGTGGAAGTTTACCTTCACAAATTTGTGACATTCCAGGGCTAGTTTACCTGTCTGTGAGGAGCAATGCATTATCCGGATTTGTTCAAGAACAGGTTTCTCCGTGTCAAAGGTTGAAGCTTTTGGATCTTGGTGGCAATAAGTTCTCCGGTTTGGCTCCTTTCGGGGTTCTTGAGTTGGTGAATCTTACATACTTCAATGTTTCAAGTAACGACTTTGAGGGGGAGATTGTTGACTCCGGGACTTGTAGTCAAAGGCTGGAAGTGTTGGATGTTtcaaggaataatttttttggtgaaattcCCTTGAGCATCACGAAATGCAGTGCGTTGAAGTACTTGGACATGGCGTATAACAGGATTAATGGAAGTATCCCTACTGAGCTTGCGGATTTGAAAAGCCTTTCTGTTATTCGATTGGGTAATAATTCGCTAGGCGGGACAATCCCACCCGAGCTTGGTAGTATAGAATGGCTTGCATATTTGCACCTGTATAATCTCACCCTATTTGGCGAAATCCCACATGAGATTAGCAACTGCAAGCTTCTTCTGCAACT GGATCTATCGGGGAATCTTTTAGAAGGAGAAATAAGACAAAACCTATACAATTTGTCAAACCTTGTATATCTTGACTTACATCATAACCAACTGAATGGAAGTATTCCATCAATTGTTGGTAATTTGTCTAACTTGCATTTTTTGGATTTATCTCAAAATCTGCTGTCTGGGCCAATACCTGTTGCTCTTGGAGATTTGCATAGTTTAACTCACTTTAATGTATCTTATAACCTTCTATCTGGTGCTATACCCTCAATTGAGAGCATCAAGAAGTTCGGACCCTCAGCGTTTTTTCATAATAGTGGTCTTTGTGGTGATCCTTTAGAAGTTTCATGCTCTGCCAGTGGCACTACTCCTGCAAAAGGGAAACCGAAATTGAGTGCCTCGGCTATTGTTGCTATTGTCGCTGCTGCACTAATCCTTACAGGCGTTTGTTTGATAACCATCATCAATATGAAGGCCCGGCGAAGAAGGAGGAGAGAAGTTGAATCATTCGTTGTAGAGAGCACGCCACTGGCTTCAACAGATTCAAATGTCATTATAGGAAAGTTGGTTCTTTTCAGCAAGACTTTGCCTTCGAAATATGAGGACTGGGAGGCAGGCACAAAAGCCTTGCTAGACAAGGAGTCTTTGATTGGTGGGGGAACGATTGGATCAGTTTACAGAACTTCCTTTGAAGGTGGTGTATCGATTGCAGTAAAGAAACTCGAGACATTGGGGCGAATCAGAAATCAAGATGAATTTGAGCATGAAGTTGGTCGATTAGGGTCCCTTCAGCACCCCAATCTTGTTGCTTTACAAGGGTACTACTGGTCCTCTAGCATGCAGTTAATATTATCCGAGTTTGTTCCGAACGGAAACCTGTATGATAATTTACATGGACTTAGTTATCCTGGAACCAGCACTGGTGCTGGTAACCCGGAACTGACTTGGCCAAGAAGGTTTCAGATAGCTGTAGGAACAGCTCGAGCGCTCACGTATCTTCACCATGATTGCAAACCTCCTGTCGTTCATCTTAATATCAAGTCCACTAATATACTCCTGGACACAAACTATGAAGCCAAATTGACTGATTATGGCCTGAGTAGGTTCCTTCCCCTGCTGGATAACTATGGACTAACCAAGTTTCACAATGCAGTCGGTTACGTTGCGCCAGAGCTGGCGCAAAGTAACCGACTTAGTGATAAATGTGATGTTTATAGTTTTGGGGTAATTCTGCTGGAGTTGATCACTGGGAGGAAACCGGTGGAGAGTCCAGTAGCAAATGAAGTGGTGGTCTTGTGTGAATATGTTAGAGGGCTGATAGAAAGGGGTGCTGCTTCAGACTGTTTCGATAGAAGTTTGAGAGGCTATGCGGAAAATGAGCTGATTCAGGTAATGAAGTTAGGCTTGATTTGTACTTCTGAAATACCTTCAAGGAGACCTAGCATGGCTGAGGTAGTGCAGGTTCTTGAGTCCATCAGGAATGGCTTGGGATCATAG